In Aerococcus loyolae, a genomic segment contains:
- the ftsL gene encoding cell division protein FtsL encodes MSSPALEREKAKLQYALPKEEIDHRYSHSAKSLNGRYHVETSTFFTGKDFLLSAGMILFLMVAIFWLINARSSVDAKRQELQNVQRETQALKTEKGNLQQEVNELSSYERVMQYAKDNGLKLEEENIRNVTNETSK; translated from the coding sequence GTGTCATCACCAGCACTTGAAAGAGAGAAAGCTAAACTTCAATATGCCCTGCCTAAAGAGGAAATTGATCACAGGTATAGTCATTCAGCAAAATCTTTAAATGGTCGCTACCATGTGGAGACCTCTACTTTTTTTACGGGAAAAGATTTTTTGCTTTCAGCAGGAATGATTCTCTTTTTAATGGTGGCGATTTTTTGGCTGATTAATGCACGTTCATCAGTGGATGCTAAAAGACAAGAATTACAAAATGTGCAAAGAGAAACCCAGGCCTTAAAAACGGAAAAAGGTAATCTCCAACAAGAAGTTAATGAACTATCTAGTTATGAAAGAGTTATGCAGTATGCTAAGGACAACGGCTTGAAGCTAGAAGAAGAAAATATAAGGAATGTCACCAATGAAACATCAAAATAG
- a CDS encoding penicillin-binding protein: protein MKHQNSKQNRLQFLHIMMLLVSFIFVLFVGRLAYIMLGGEVDGVDLRASAQQQYGRSSIQLAKRGTIYDVGGNAIATDATSYNLYAVLTSAWADEGAEPIHVPDDQKEHTAEVLSKHIDMSKEDILKQLNTENATQIEFGQAGKNLSYAKMQEIQNENLQGIHFDPQPSRLYPSGIFASHVIGYAQFQEAENPLDSRLVGQLGLEKSLDSHLAGKNAIKDYQAGHDQVAVNDANSDDNETANGEAKDGLDVYTTIDTRLQTYLEGLMSNIYDNYHPESMTAMLVEPSTGNVLAASQRPTFNMQTRKGIEDMWTNLLVGEAFEPGSVIKVLTIAAAIEEGVFDPDATYQSGSIIVDGIRISDWNKVGWGTITQLEGLSQSSNVLVVKLVQAMGYDTWHKYMVEFGLTQKPNSGFSDEIAGSMNYDEELQKANTAFGQGIQVTPWALMQAYTAVGNGGKMMKLHVIDRLEKEDGSIEVVKPEVISSPISEETAQKTLKALESIVYAPTGTGKIYDVEGTRLAVKTGTAEIFDEKAGRYLSGESNYLHSVVGFAPSDHPQYILYLTLKKPSPSAGKLAQVQLSEIFVPFMKRALEYGKLDQSDQAHLTAVPNVVNSSIQSGQQTMQGNGFVNVEVIGDGDKVIEQFPQAGTRRSLDNRVYLLTNGQVECPNFLGLEKTEAITLARLLGINLKVNGEGKVISQNIEPGRPISDGQGLTVELQ from the coding sequence ATGAAACATCAAAATAGCAAGCAAAACCGTTTACAATTTCTGCATATCATGATGCTCTTGGTTAGTTTCATTTTTGTCCTCTTTGTGGGGAGACTGGCTTATATCATGCTGGGTGGAGAAGTTGATGGGGTGGACTTAAGAGCAAGTGCACAGCAACAATATGGAAGAAGTAGTATTCAATTGGCTAAACGTGGAACCATCTATGATGTTGGTGGTAACGCGATAGCTACGGATGCTACTTCTTATAATTTATACGCTGTTTTAACTTCTGCTTGGGCCGATGAAGGCGCCGAACCCATTCATGTTCCTGATGATCAAAAAGAGCACACTGCAGAAGTTTTAAGTAAACATATCGATATGTCAAAAGAAGATATCCTTAAACAATTAAACACAGAAAATGCCACTCAAATTGAATTTGGCCAAGCTGGGAAAAATCTTTCCTATGCAAAAATGCAAGAAATTCAAAATGAAAACCTGCAAGGAATCCACTTTGATCCCCAACCTTCCCGCCTATATCCCTCGGGGATCTTTGCCTCTCATGTGATTGGTTATGCTCAATTTCAAGAAGCAGAAAATCCTCTAGATAGTCGCCTCGTGGGGCAATTAGGCTTAGAGAAGAGCTTAGACTCCCATCTGGCAGGAAAGAATGCTATCAAAGACTACCAGGCTGGCCATGACCAAGTTGCTGTCAATGATGCCAATAGTGATGATAATGAAACGGCTAACGGTGAAGCTAAAGATGGCTTAGATGTCTATACGACAATCGATACCCGTTTGCAAACCTACCTAGAGGGTTTGATGTCTAACATCTATGACAATTACCATCCCGAATCGATGACAGCCATGTTGGTTGAGCCCTCCACTGGGAATGTTCTGGCAGCTAGCCAACGACCTACTTTTAACATGCAAACCCGCAAAGGCATTGAAGACATGTGGACCAATCTTTTGGTTGGTGAAGCTTTTGAACCTGGGTCAGTTATTAAGGTCTTGACCATTGCTGCTGCTATCGAAGAAGGCGTTTTTGATCCTGATGCTACCTACCAATCAGGGAGTATTATTGTTGATGGGATTAGAATTAGTGACTGGAATAAGGTCGGTTGGGGAACTATTACCCAGTTAGAAGGATTATCCCAATCATCCAACGTGCTTGTGGTAAAATTGGTTCAAGCCATGGGTTATGATACTTGGCATAAGTATATGGTAGAATTTGGCTTAACTCAGAAACCAAATTCAGGTTTTTCTGATGAAATAGCGGGATCGATGAATTATGATGAAGAACTCCAAAAGGCCAATACCGCTTTTGGACAAGGGATTCAAGTGACGCCTTGGGCCTTAATGCAAGCCTATACCGCAGTAGGTAACGGTGGCAAGATGATGAAATTACATGTGATTGACCGCCTTGAAAAAGAAGATGGCAGTATTGAAGTTGTCAAACCAGAAGTGATTTCCTCACCGATTTCTGAAGAAACCGCTCAAAAAACCCTAAAGGCCTTGGAGTCTATCGTCTATGCCCCAACTGGTACTGGTAAAATCTATGATGTTGAAGGTACCCGTCTGGCGGTTAAGACTGGTACAGCAGAAATTTTTGATGAAAAAGCAGGCCGTTACTTATCCGGTGAATCAAATTATTTACATTCTGTTGTTGGTTTTGCACCTTCCGATCATCCCCAATATATTTTATACTTAACCCTAAAGAAACCATCTCCTTCAGCAGGAAAGTTGGCTCAGGTACAACTTTCAGAAATCTTTGTTCCTTTTATGAAACGGGCGCTGGAATATGGGAAGTTGGACCAATCTGACCAAGCCCATTTAACAGCAGTACCTAATGTGGTGAACAGCAGTATCCAAAGTGGCCAGCAAACCATGCAGGGAAATGGCTTTGTCAACGTTGAGGTCATTGGTGACGGGGATAAGGTGATTGAACAATTTCCACAAGCGGGTACCAGACGGTCTTTAGATAATCGTGTTTATCTCTTAACTAATGGGCAAGTGGAATGCCCAAACTTCCTTGGCTTAGAAAAGACGGAAGCTATTACCTTAGCACGTTTGTTAGGAATTAATCTCAAAGTGAATGGTGAAGGTAAAGTGATCAGTCAAAATATTGAGCCTGGCCGGCCAATTTCTGATGGCCAGGGGCTTACTGTAGAATTACAATAA
- the mraY gene encoding phospho-N-acetylmuramoyl-pentapeptide-transferase: MLFTFILSFLITVILMPIFIQWMHAKQFGQEILAIGPSWHKQKSGTPTMGGLVFLFASLLALTIHKLWNSYFSLPLVILMLSLILFAGIGFVDDFLKIFKKQNEGLTSKQKFLSQLMASAVLILAMYFSGLNFSLPLPFGFSTSSFLVVFIFAVFWITGFSNAFNLTDGIDGLASGNGIISLTAYLIIFLKQGQMDLALFNVALIASLFGFLIFNMKTAKVFMGDAGSLAIGASLAVISLMTGNPWSLLVFGFIYVVETASVMIQVTYFKKTGKRIFKMTPIHHHFEMEGWSEWKIDFVLWGIAAALSVIGIFIF; this comes from the coding sequence ATGCTATTTACCTTTATATTGAGTTTTTTAATAACGGTTATCTTAATGCCGATCTTTATCCAATGGATGCATGCTAAACAATTTGGTCAGGAAATTTTAGCTATTGGTCCCAGCTGGCACAAGCAAAAAAGTGGCACCCCCACTATGGGAGGCTTAGTTTTTCTCTTTGCTAGTTTACTGGCCTTGACGATCCACAAACTTTGGAATTCTTATTTTTCTCTTCCCTTAGTTATTCTAATGCTTTCCTTGATACTCTTTGCGGGAATCGGTTTTGTGGATGATTTTTTGAAAATTTTCAAAAAACAAAATGAAGGTCTCACATCGAAGCAAAAATTTCTATCCCAGCTTATGGCATCGGCCGTTCTGATTCTGGCCATGTATTTTTCGGGGTTAAACTTTTCCTTACCGCTTCCTTTTGGCTTTAGTACATCATCTTTTTTAGTGGTCTTTATTTTTGCAGTTTTTTGGATTACTGGCTTTTCTAATGCCTTTAATCTCACTGATGGGATCGATGGTTTAGCTAGTGGTAATGGGATTATTAGCTTAACTGCCTATCTCATTATATTTTTAAAACAAGGACAGATGGATCTAGCACTTTTTAATGTTGCCTTGATTGCTTCTTTGTTTGGCTTTCTAATCTTTAACATGAAAACCGCTAAAGTCTTTATGGGCGACGCTGGCTCATTGGCAATTGGCGCTAGCCTTGCCGTGATTAGCTTAATGACTGGAAATCCTTGGAGCTTATTGGTCTTCGGCTTTATTTACGTTGTAGAAACGGCTAGTGTCATGATTCAAGTCACTTATTTCAAAAAGACTGGTAAGCGCATTTTCAAAATGACCCCCATCCACCATCATTTTGAAATGGAAGGCTGGAGCGAATGGAAAATTGACTTTGTTTTATGGGGGATAGCTGCGGCTTTAAGTGTTATCGGAATTTTTATTTTTTAG
- the murD gene encoding UDP-N-acetylmuramoyl-L-alanine--D-glutamate ligase: protein MEQTSSKQTVKNKKVLVLGLAKTGLSVVKKLAAEGAIVTVNDKQPLDENKAAQDLIEHNVRIISGYHPIELLDEDFAFMVKNPGIPYSNPMVQRAQDLNLPIYTDIELLAWFNQAEVIGITGSNGKTTTTSLLGEILQGAKELTGKTEVAGNIGIPALTASQALSSQDRLVLELSSFQLMGIETFRPHIAAIIDLYPTHLDYHGSIENYLAAKWRITKNQGPDDYLLLNYDQEILWQKAKESAAQVIPISIESELEKGAWYNEKEGTLMWGNEMVLKREDLFLPGKHNVQNALVALAIAKLLGVSNGSIQAACSQFHGVKHRIQFVDQINGRRFYNDSKATNNEASITALRSFKEPLVWIAGGLDRGNGVDELLKELGQVHALVAMGETQEKFIDLANKAGISQMSVARNIEEATQAAYRLSQPGDVILLSPACASWDQYPNFEVRGQRFIDAVAELKKQES from the coding sequence ATGGAGCAAACATCTAGTAAGCAAACAGTAAAGAATAAAAAGGTTTTGGTCCTTGGTTTGGCCAAAACAGGTCTAAGCGTGGTTAAGAAACTCGCTGCCGAGGGCGCTATTGTGACTGTCAATGATAAGCAGCCCCTAGATGAAAATAAAGCCGCCCAAGATCTTATTGAGCACAATGTTCGTATTATTTCTGGCTATCATCCGATTGAACTGCTAGACGAGGACTTTGCTTTTATGGTCAAAAATCCTGGCATTCCTTATAGCAATCCCATGGTTCAAAGAGCTCAGGATTTAAATTTACCGATTTATACCGATATCGAACTTCTAGCCTGGTTTAACCAAGCTGAGGTCATTGGCATTACCGGGTCAAATGGTAAAACAACCACCACCTCTTTATTGGGAGAGATCTTACAAGGCGCTAAGGAATTAACCGGAAAAACCGAAGTCGCCGGTAATATAGGAATTCCGGCCCTAACCGCCAGCCAAGCTTTAAGCAGTCAAGATCGTTTAGTGTTGGAATTGTCCAGTTTCCAATTAATGGGAATTGAAACATTTCGTCCCCATATTGCAGCCATTATTGACCTTTACCCCACCCACTTAGACTATCATGGAAGCATTGAGAATTACCTCGCTGCCAAATGGCGGATTACTAAGAACCAAGGGCCAGACGATTACTTACTATTAAACTATGACCAAGAAATCCTTTGGCAAAAGGCTAAGGAAAGTGCTGCCCAAGTGATTCCGATTTCTATAGAAAGTGAGTTGGAAAAAGGGGCATGGTATAATGAAAAAGAAGGCACCCTTATGTGGGGGAATGAGATGGTCTTAAAACGAGAAGATCTTTTCTTACCTGGTAAACATAACGTTCAGAATGCCTTAGTCGCTCTGGCCATCGCTAAATTATTAGGCGTAAGCAATGGAAGTATCCAAGCAGCTTGTTCACAATTCCATGGGGTCAAGCACCGGATTCAATTTGTTGATCAAATCAATGGACGGCGCTTTTATAATGATTCCAAGGCGACCAACAATGAAGCTAGCATCACAGCCTTACGCAGTTTTAAAGAGCCCTTAGTATGGATAGCAGGTGGCTTGGATAGGGGAAATGGTGTAGACGAGCTATTAAAAGAACTGGGTCAGGTGCATGCCCTAGTAGCTATGGGAGAAACCCAGGAAAAATTTATCGATCTCGCTAATAAGGCAGGAATTTCTCAAATGAGTGTCGCTAGAAATATTGAAGAAGCGACCCAAGCCGCTTATCGTTTAAGTCAGCCAGGAGACGTGATTCTTTTATCTCCTGCCTGTGCTTCTTGGGACCAATACCCTAATTTTGAAGTGCGTGGTCAACGCTTTATCGATGCAGTAGCAGAATTAAAGAAACAGGAAAGCTAA
- the murG gene encoding undecaprenyldiphospho-muramoylpentapeptide beta-N-acetylglucosaminyltransferase yields MRIVLSGGGTGGHIYPALALRKEILKQYPQAEFLYIGTEKGLEGRIVPDLGIEFQTIRIQGLKRSLSFDNVRTLAYMVKSIHQCKKYLKAFQPDVVIGTGGYVCAPVLYQAAKMKIPTIIHEQNSVAGVTNKFLSRYVDKICICYSEVKQDFKHHKNKVVFTGNPRAQELAGDSSQVDLGSFQLDNDLPTVLIFGGSRGAQRINEVVLDMVGELQHRSYQSIIATGDIYYEDWQARFPNMENFSNVRILPYINNMPELMRKVDLVVCRSGATTLTELTAVGTPSILIPSPNVTNNHQQHNAESLVNNQAAKMILEKDLSPKRLLQTIDELMTNPGKRIQMSHQAKNLGVPDASDRIIQVIKDLL; encoded by the coding sequence ATGCGAATCGTTTTATCTGGTGGTGGTACAGGCGGACATATTTATCCAGCCCTAGCACTGAGGAAAGAAATTCTAAAGCAATATCCCCAAGCAGAATTCCTCTATATTGGAACGGAAAAGGGTCTTGAGGGGAGAATTGTTCCTGATTTGGGCATTGAATTTCAGACGATTAGAATCCAAGGGCTAAAACGCTCACTTTCCTTTGACAATGTGCGCACCCTAGCATACATGGTCAAAAGTATTCATCAATGTAAAAAATATTTAAAAGCTTTCCAACCAGATGTGGTGATTGGAACCGGGGGCTATGTTTGTGCTCCAGTCCTTTACCAAGCCGCTAAAATGAAAATTCCAACGATTATTCATGAACAAAATAGTGTGGCTGGGGTTACCAATAAGTTTCTCAGTCGCTATGTTGATAAAATTTGTATTTGCTATTCTGAGGTCAAGCAAGATTTTAAACATCACAAAAATAAGGTAGTCTTTACGGGAAACCCTAGGGCCCAAGAATTAGCTGGAGATAGTTCGCAAGTTGATTTAGGAAGCTTTCAATTAGATAATGACCTGCCTACAGTACTAATCTTTGGAGGAAGCCGAGGAGCACAACGGATCAATGAAGTTGTTTTGGACATGGTGGGTGAACTACAGCACCGTTCCTATCAAAGTATCATTGCTACAGGAGATATTTATTATGAGGATTGGCAGGCTCGTTTTCCTAATATGGAGAACTTTTCCAATGTTAGAATCCTGCCGTATATCAATAATATGCCTGAACTTATGCGTAAGGTAGACTTAGTTGTTTGTCGGAGTGGAGCAACGACGCTCACCGAATTGACGGCAGTCGGTACACCAAGTATCTTGATCCCTAGTCCTAATGTAACCAATAACCACCAACAGCATAACGCTGAAAGCTTGGTCAACAATCAAGCTGCCAAAATGATCCTAGAAAAAGACCTCAGCCCTAAACGTTTACTGCAAACCATTGATGAACTAATGACCAATCCAGGAAAGCGCATCCAAATGAGTCACCAAGCGAAAAACTTAGGCGTACCGGATGCTAGTGATCGGATTATTCAAGTCATTAAAGATCTGCTTTAA
- a CDS encoding cell division protein FtsQ/DivIB codes for MVDWDKEARRFRQRRQEAEKQEEFALSEGQADESSDDPGLSQAHPQESLRQKDKQQGLTNEEEPKSDDSAKDQEQKQKKIFNHRKYINWTYLSRSKNKKVQLKSVSWSRLILAAAFLFMISFSIFWLSPLNRIAAIEVSGNNIVPQEQILYGSGLRENMTYLGIESKTGIVDNRLKHLFPSVRSVQLNAKGNRTVEVNVQEFRAIGYVKKQDFYYPVLENHIILDGAIPYLDQDIPLFTGFEDQELLHLANQLSKLSDDLLAKINEVVNISDDNYPNHIALKMEDGNIVVGFIDSIADRMQYYDQIVSELEGKTGVINMEVGSYFQEKNPLNDPFVSPEEKASYQEKVDQAKEKSKEKKAKADKYSSESKPGDKPKSRGEQSGASQEGTSSQRQTSSHSNPGPGTNSSQQSSTVTQARASNS; via the coding sequence ATGGTTGATTGGGATAAGGAAGCCCGACGCTTTCGTCAAAGGCGTCAAGAGGCCGAGAAGCAGGAAGAATTTGCTTTAAGTGAAGGGCAAGCCGATGAATCCAGTGATGACCCTGGACTAAGTCAAGCGCATCCACAAGAAAGCTTAAGACAAAAAGATAAGCAACAAGGCCTGACAAATGAAGAAGAGCCAAAGAGCGATGATTCCGCTAAGGATCAAGAGCAAAAGCAGAAAAAGATTTTTAATCATAGAAAGTATATCAATTGGACCTATTTATCCCGGTCAAAGAACAAAAAAGTGCAGTTAAAATCAGTCTCATGGTCACGATTGATTTTAGCTGCTGCTTTCCTTTTTATGATTAGTTTTAGTATTTTTTGGCTTTCACCACTTAACCGTATCGCTGCAATTGAAGTAAGTGGAAATAATATTGTCCCCCAAGAGCAAATTCTCTATGGATCGGGCTTGCGGGAAAATATGACCTATCTAGGAATTGAATCTAAGACTGGGATTGTTGATAACCGCTTAAAACATTTATTTCCCAGTGTCCGCAGTGTTCAGCTGAATGCTAAGGGAAATCGAACGGTCGAAGTTAATGTCCAAGAATTCCGTGCCATTGGCTATGTGAAAAAACAAGATTTTTATTATCCCGTTTTGGAAAATCATATTATTCTTGATGGGGCTATTCCTTATCTTGATCAGGATATTCCCCTCTTTACTGGTTTTGAAGACCAAGAACTTCTTCACTTGGCCAACCAACTTTCCAAATTGTCTGATGACTTACTGGCTAAGATTAATGAGGTTGTGAATATTAGCGATGATAATTACCCTAACCACATCGCTTTAAAAATGGAAGATGGCAATATAGTGGTAGGTTTTATCGATAGTATTGCTGACCGGATGCAGTACTATGACCAAATCGTTAGTGAATTAGAAGGAAAAACCGGGGTAATTAACATGGAAGTAGGGAGCTATTTCCAAGAAAAAAATCCTCTGAACGATCCTTTTGTGAGTCCGGAGGAAAAGGCTTCCTACCAAGAAAAAGTGGACCAGGCAAAGGAAAAGTCTAAAGAAAAGAAGGCAAAGGCTGATAAGTATAGCAGCGAGTCTAAGCCAGGAGATAAACCTAAGTCAAGAGGAGAGCAAAGCGGAGCAAGTCAGGAAGGGACTTCTTCACAAAGGCAAACGAGTAGTCACTCCAACCCTGGACCCGGCACTAATTCGAGCCAGCAGTCATCAACAGTGACTCAGGCTAGGGCAAGCAATTCTTAG
- the ftsA gene encoding cell division protein FtsA, translating to MVQPKTYVGLDIGTTSVKVVVAENVNQRLNIIGVGSQRSEGLSRGVIVDIDKTVEAIRSAVNQAEQKANIQIDRVVVGVPSNQINIEPCYGMIAVSGENREITDKDVYNVLSAAKVRAVPPEREIISVVPEEFIVDGFDGIRDPRGMIGVRLELYASMITGPKTIIHNIKRCVDKAGLIVDDLVVQPLANGQVALSEDERDFGTIIIDMGGGQSTASVIHEGQLKFSYVDQEGGEYVSKDISTILNTTLENAERIKLEYGYAKSDVTSPDEYFPVETIGKKDPVRIDEQYLAEIIEARLQQIFETLKKALDQVEAFELPGGVVITGGAASLPGLVDLAEEMFGTDVRFYIPEQVGLRNPSFTTAYGVVAYAAKLPDIYHVAQGKTHSVNSNQSKPSYQASNQALHQEAVVDEPTYKDSVTNDERDVYATAEDAGQEYQDDNQEDEGFLQKIRQVFDDMFS from the coding sequence ATGGTTCAACCCAAAACATATGTAGGATTAGACATTGGAACCACTTCCGTCAAAGTCGTTGTTGCCGAAAATGTTAATCAACGTTTAAATATTATCGGTGTTGGTAGTCAACGCTCTGAAGGCCTAAGCCGAGGAGTGATTGTTGATATTGATAAAACCGTCGAAGCGATTAGAAGTGCAGTAAACCAAGCCGAACAGAAAGCTAACATACAAATTGATCGAGTGGTTGTCGGCGTTCCAAGTAATCAAATTAATATTGAACCTTGTTACGGAATGATTGCCGTTTCAGGAGAAAATCGAGAAATCACCGACAAGGACGTCTACAATGTCTTATCAGCAGCTAAAGTAAGAGCTGTACCCCCAGAGAGAGAAATTATTTCAGTTGTGCCAGAAGAATTTATCGTTGATGGTTTTGATGGCATTCGCGACCCACGTGGTATGATTGGCGTACGTTTAGAATTATACGCCAGCATGATTACCGGTCCCAAAACCATCATTCACAATATTAAACGTTGTGTCGATAAAGCTGGTCTTATTGTTGATGACCTAGTTGTTCAACCCTTGGCCAATGGTCAAGTGGCTTTATCTGAAGATGAACGCGATTTTGGAACCATTATCATCGACATGGGTGGCGGGCAATCTACAGCCAGTGTGATTCATGAAGGTCAATTAAAATTCTCTTATGTTGATCAAGAAGGTGGAGAATATGTTTCAAAAGATATTTCCACCATACTCAATACGACTTTAGAAAATGCTGAACGTATTAAATTAGAATATGGCTACGCAAAATCAGACGTTACCAGTCCTGATGAATATTTCCCAGTTGAAACGATCGGGAAAAAAGACCCTGTTCGTATTGATGAACAGTATCTTGCAGAAATTATTGAAGCACGTTTACAACAAATATTTGAAACGCTAAAGAAAGCCCTAGACCAAGTGGAAGCCTTTGAACTTCCTGGAGGAGTTGTGATTACCGGAGGAGCCGCTTCCTTACCAGGTTTAGTTGATTTGGCTGAGGAAATGTTTGGGACGGATGTTAGGTTCTATATTCCTGAACAAGTTGGCCTAAGAAATCCAAGCTTTACAACAGCATATGGCGTTGTGGCTTACGCAGCTAAGCTACCAGATATTTATCATGTTGCTCAAGGAAAGACCCATTCTGTAAACAGTAATCAAAGTAAACCAAGTTATCAAGCTTCCAATCAAGCCCTTCATCAAGAGGCAGTTGTGGATGAACCAACTTATAAGGATTCTGTAACGAATGATGAGCGTGATGTTTATGCAACAGCTGAAGATGCTGGTCAAGAGTATCAAGATGACAACCAAGAAGATGAAGGGTTCTTACAAAAAATACGTCAAGTTTTTGATGATATGTTTAGTTAA
- the ftsZ gene encoding cell division protein FtsZ: MDLEFDNTAEYNNNANIKVIGVGGGGNNAVNRMIDEGVKGVEFIVANTDTQALANSKADAKIHLGPKVTRGLGAGAQPEVGQKAAEESEDQIREALEGADLIFITAGMGGGTGTGAAPIVARIAKEDLGALTVGVVTRPFTFEGPKRGRAAAEGIANMKEYVDTLVTISNNRLLEIVDKKTPMREAFGEADNVLRQGVQGISDLITSPGYVNLDFADVRTVMQDQGTALMGIGTASGENRTAEATKKAISSPLLEVSIDGAEQILLNISGGEDLTLFEAQDAAEIVGAASSSEVNIIFGTTINDRLDDEVVVTVIATGIDPERRQEKQRKAKKQRPVSQATPNYQDQAFQNQGQARNLGNRPEYFEEKQVPNNQAFQNRQGQVSQEPWNDSGRNYGGQDPRYQQDNRFTDNVSEDDELDTPPFFRKRRR, encoded by the coding sequence ATGGATTTAGAATTTGATAATACTGCAGAATACAACAATAATGCTAACATCAAGGTCATTGGTGTTGGTGGTGGGGGTAACAATGCTGTTAACCGCATGATCGATGAAGGTGTTAAGGGTGTTGAATTTATTGTTGCTAATACTGATACCCAAGCCTTGGCTAACTCTAAAGCAGATGCAAAGATTCACTTAGGTCCTAAAGTGACCCGTGGTCTTGGTGCTGGGGCCCAACCAGAAGTAGGGCAAAAAGCCGCTGAAGAAAGTGAAGACCAAATTCGCGAAGCACTAGAAGGCGCTGATTTAATCTTTATTACCGCTGGTATGGGTGGTGGTACTGGTACCGGTGCTGCTCCAATTGTTGCTCGTATTGCTAAGGAAGACTTAGGTGCCTTAACCGTTGGGGTAGTTACCCGCCCATTCACTTTTGAAGGCCCTAAACGTGGTCGTGCAGCAGCAGAAGGTATTGCCAACATGAAGGAATATGTGGATACCTTAGTGACCATTTCTAACAACCGTTTATTAGAAATTGTTGATAAGAAAACCCCAATGCGGGAAGCCTTTGGTGAAGCGGACAATGTCTTACGCCAAGGGGTTCAAGGAATTTCTGACTTGATTACCTCACCCGGCTATGTGAACTTGGACTTTGCTGACGTGCGTACCGTGATGCAAGACCAAGGAACAGCCTTAATGGGTATTGGTACAGCAAGCGGGGAAAACCGTACGGCTGAAGCAACCAAGAAGGCCATTTCTTCACCATTATTGGAAGTATCCATTGATGGGGCTGAACAAATTCTCTTGAATATTTCCGGTGGGGAAGACCTAACCTTATTTGAAGCCCAAGACGCTGCTGAAATCGTTGGTGCGGCTTCTTCTAGCGAAGTGAACATCATTTTTGGTACCACTATCAATGATCGTTTAGATGACGAAGTGGTGGTAACCGTTATTGCTACCGGGATTGATCCTGAACGTCGCCAAGAAAAACAACGTAAGGCAAAAAAGCAACGTCCCGTTAGCCAAGCAACACCAAACTATCAAGACCAAGCCTTTCAAAATCAAGGACAAGCCAGAAATTTAGGTAATCGTCCCGAATACTTTGAAGAAAAACAAGTTCCAAATAATCAAGCCTTCCAAAACCGCCAAGGGCAAGTAAGCCAAGAGCCTTGGAATGATTCAGGACGTAATTATGGTGGCCAAGACCCACGCTACCAACAAGACAACCGCTTTACTGATAACGTTAGTGAAGATGATGAGTTAGATACACCACCATTCTTTAGAAAGCGTCGTCGTTAA
- a CDS encoding YggS family pyridoxal phosphate-dependent enzyme, with translation MTIQANVKQIEGIIEDTKQSACSSNKVTLICVSKYHSSEEAMAVYHCGIRHFAENYVQGLLAKKAAMPDDVIWHLIGPLQSRKVKEVINEIDYYHALDRIKIAKEIDKRATKEIKCFVEVNISGETSKHGLTKEETLPFIEQLAEFKKIRVVGLMTMAPSAASDSEVQEIFRQLASLRDQVADQQWIHAPCTELSMGMSQDYPLAIKEGASFIRVGSDFFKD, from the coding sequence ATGACGATTCAAGCGAATGTTAAACAAATTGAAGGTATCATAGAGGATACTAAGCAATCAGCGTGTTCTTCAAACAAGGTCACGCTGATTTGCGTTTCTAAATATCATAGTTCTGAAGAGGCCATGGCAGTATACCACTGTGGCATCCGCCACTTTGCAGAAAATTATGTCCAAGGCTTATTAGCTAAAAAAGCAGCTATGCCAGATGATGTGATTTGGCATTTAATCGGTCCCTTGCAGTCACGGAAGGTCAAAGAGGTTATTAATGAAATCGACTATTACCATGCCTTAGACCGTATAAAGATAGCTAAAGAGATTGATAAGCGGGCGACTAAAGAGATTAAATGTTTTGTTGAAGTGAATATCTCCGGAGAGACTTCCAAACATGGTCTAACCAAGGAAGAAACTCTTCCCTTCATCGAACAATTAGCTGAATTTAAGAAAATCAGGGTAGTGGGTCTGATGACCATGGCTCCGAGTGCTGCCAGTGACTCAGAAGTTCAAGAAATTTTTAGACAATTGGCAAGCTTGCGTGACCAAGTTGCTGACCAACAATGGATTCACGCTCCTTGCACCGAGCTTAGCATGGGAATGAGTCAAGACTATCCACTTGCCATTAAAGAAGGGGCCAGCTTTATTCGAGTAGGGTCAGATTTCTTCAAAGACTAG